One genomic segment of Actinoplanes ianthinogenes includes these proteins:
- a CDS encoding class I SAM-dependent methyltransferase encodes MPERISEVTALLAEVLAPRAPLTVIVDGGDPGAAAAFASRLAAAFPPASRAWSIDAVLGLTGPGAGGFDSALNVLEPATDQVLVYLRGGPRNRFTAGDGERRAQVVIDNRDPEWPVIRHVHPDLADPDRWYLSESRAFFAARAANWDVKFGDDMPAYAQAVREAGVRPGDVAIDVGCGTGRALPALAAAAGPAGRVIGLDFTPDMLTEASRAGRDAAATLVVADARRLPLAAAAVDVVFAAGLVNHLPDPVAGLAELARVTRPGGRLAIFHPIGRAALATRHGRTLRPDEPLSEARLAPLLADAGWTVTHYEDGDDRFLALATRA; translated from the coding sequence GTGCCGGAACGGATTAGCGAAGTCACCGCCCTGCTGGCCGAGGTGCTGGCGCCGCGGGCCCCGCTCACGGTGATCGTCGACGGCGGCGACCCGGGAGCGGCGGCCGCCTTCGCGTCCCGGCTGGCCGCGGCCTTCCCACCGGCGTCCCGGGCCTGGAGCATCGACGCGGTGCTCGGCCTGACCGGGCCCGGCGCCGGTGGCTTCGACTCGGCGCTCAACGTGCTCGAACCGGCCACCGACCAGGTCCTGGTCTATCTGCGGGGCGGCCCGCGCAACCGGTTCACCGCCGGGGACGGCGAGCGGCGGGCCCAGGTGGTGATCGACAACCGCGACCCGGAGTGGCCGGTGATCCGCCACGTGCACCCCGATCTGGCCGATCCTGATCGGTGGTACCTCTCCGAGAGCCGGGCGTTCTTCGCGGCCCGCGCGGCGAACTGGGACGTCAAGTTCGGCGACGACATGCCGGCGTACGCGCAAGCGGTCCGGGAGGCCGGCGTCCGCCCCGGCGACGTCGCGATCGACGTCGGCTGTGGCACCGGCCGCGCGCTGCCGGCCCTGGCCGCCGCGGCCGGACCGGCCGGCCGGGTGATCGGCCTGGACTTCACCCCGGACATGCTGACCGAGGCGAGCCGGGCCGGCCGGGACGCGGCGGCCACGCTGGTCGTGGCGGACGCCCGGCGGCTGCCGCTCGCCGCCGCGGCGGTCGACGTGGTCTTCGCCGCCGGCCTGGTCAACCACCTGCCCGACCCGGTGGCCGGCCTGGCCGAGCTGGCCCGGGTGACCCGGCCCGGGGGCCGCCTGGCGATCTTCCATCCGATCGGGCGGGCCGCCCTGGCCACCCGGCACGGCCGGACGCTGCGCCCGGACGAGCCGCTGAGCGAGGCCCGCCTGGCCCCGCTGCTCGCCGACGCCGGTTGGACGGTCACCCACTACGAGGACGGCGACGACCGCTTCCTCGCTCTCGCCACCAGGGCGTGA
- a CDS encoding peptidase inhibitor family I36 protein: MRILQTAVVLVAVLAGMVVAPGAASAAGRDGTCDSGEFCYYYNSNEAGSVSDFTESVDDYGTTQPTCYDFKGAGAGQGVCVKNNAASVWNRTGKTVRVFFNSNFAGSHQDFAAGAKGNLNATLKNNNASHELLTGGPTGCGTDGTNTTPPSTILVYRVGLGRVDRVDFKTYVKNVLPNEWVPSWPNASLQSGAMAVKSYGWYWALHSTRKTSGGQCYDVRDDTADQVYKPSSALSATSAAVDSTWSARMTRSGNVLQAHYCSTTTACGGWVDGDWMSQYGSRDLANAGRDYKSILRNYYDDIALS, from the coding sequence GTGCGCATCCTCCAGACAGCGGTCGTGCTGGTGGCGGTGCTGGCCGGAATGGTGGTGGCGCCGGGCGCGGCGTCCGCGGCCGGCCGGGACGGCACCTGTGACAGCGGCGAGTTCTGCTACTACTACAACAGCAACGAGGCCGGCTCGGTCTCCGACTTCACCGAGTCGGTCGACGACTACGGCACCACCCAGCCCACCTGTTACGACTTCAAGGGCGCGGGTGCCGGCCAGGGCGTGTGCGTGAAGAACAACGCCGCGTCGGTGTGGAACCGGACCGGCAAGACCGTGCGGGTCTTCTTCAACAGCAACTTCGCCGGGTCGCACCAGGACTTCGCGGCCGGCGCGAAGGGCAACCTCAACGCCACGCTGAAGAACAACAACGCCTCGCACGAGCTGCTGACCGGCGGGCCGACCGGGTGCGGCACCGACGGCACGAACACCACGCCGCCGAGCACCATCCTGGTCTACCGGGTGGGGCTGGGGCGGGTCGACCGGGTGGACTTCAAGACGTACGTCAAGAACGTCCTGCCGAACGAGTGGGTGCCGAGCTGGCCGAACGCCTCGCTGCAGTCCGGCGCCATGGCCGTCAAGAGTTACGGCTGGTACTGGGCGCTGCACTCGACCCGCAAGACCTCCGGCGGGCAGTGCTACGACGTCCGGGACGACACCGCGGACCAGGTCTACAAGCCGTCGTCGGCGCTGTCGGCGACCTCCGCCGCGGTGGACAGCACCTGGTCGGCCCGGATGACCCGGAGCGGCAACGTCCTGCAAGCCCACTACTGCTCGACCACCACGGCGTGCGGTGGCTGGGTGGACGGTGACTGGATGTCGCAGTACGGCTCGCGGGATCTCGCGAACGCGGGCCGGGACTACAAGTCGATCCTGCGCAACTACTACGACGACATCGCCCTCTCCTGA
- a CDS encoding adenosylcobinamide amidohydrolase: protein MFAEPSLTHRKEDGHEVPLLLWRFPEPVLAASSAVLGGGTGPREWLINASVPMSYARPDPEAHLAELAGQLSLSGPGIGLLTGVDVHDVVPTAEDGVQVWATVGLGAPIRAAEPGVTGFAHRPGTINIVVWVPQRLGDGALINAVATATEAKTQALYALGLDATGTATDAICVLCPLGGPSAAYGGPRSHWGTPMARAVYTAVRDGGEVNLSTGRSWSDRAGVSDTTAHRPAAGG from the coding sequence ATGTTCGCCGAGCCCTCCCTGACACACCGCAAGGAAGACGGGCACGAGGTGCCGCTGCTGCTCTGGCGGTTCCCGGAGCCGGTGCTGGCCGCCTCCAGCGCGGTCCTCGGCGGCGGCACGGGCCCGCGCGAGTGGCTGATCAACGCGAGCGTCCCGATGTCCTACGCCCGCCCCGACCCGGAGGCCCACCTCGCCGAGCTGGCCGGGCAGCTCAGCCTCAGCGGTCCGGGGATCGGCCTGCTCACCGGCGTCGACGTGCACGACGTGGTGCCCACGGCCGAGGACGGCGTGCAGGTGTGGGCCACCGTCGGCCTGGGTGCGCCGATTCGCGCCGCCGAGCCCGGCGTGACCGGTTTCGCCCATCGGCCCGGCACCATCAACATCGTCGTCTGGGTGCCCCAGCGCCTCGGCGACGGCGCCCTGATCAACGCGGTCGCCACCGCCACCGAGGCGAAGACCCAGGCCCTGTACGCGCTGGGCCTGGACGCCACCGGCACCGCCACCGACGCGATCTGCGTGCTCTGCCCGCTCGGCGGCCCGTCCGCGGCGTACGGCGGCCCGCGCTCGCACTGGGGCACCCCGATGGCCCGCGCCGTCTACACCGCCGTCCGCGACGGCGGCGAGGTGAACCTGTCGACCGGCCGCTCCTGGTCCGACCGGGCCGGGGTCAGTGATACGACAGCTCACCGGCCCGCAGCGGGTGGCTGA
- a CDS encoding DUF1684 domain-containing protein, whose amino-acid sequence MESLELADFRAAVARIHLGAEGLSDFRTRRDDLFATHPQSPIPPAERAAFTGLRYYPANDAAIVDVPLRPADGELTIDTGGPDGVVRYTRAGVLETPFGELTLWWIAAYGGGLFLPVRDGTCGRETYGGGRYLTDTIKGTHGRGVQWLGADRVRLDFNYLYNPSCAYDPRWACPLAPPENRISHPLRAGELSYH is encoded by the coding sequence ATGGAGTCACTGGAGCTGGCCGATTTCCGGGCCGCGGTCGCCCGCATCCACCTCGGCGCGGAGGGGCTGTCGGATTTCCGCACCCGGCGGGACGACCTGTTCGCCACCCATCCGCAGTCCCCGATCCCGCCCGCGGAGCGCGCGGCCTTCACCGGTCTGCGGTATTACCCGGCGAACGACGCCGCGATCGTCGACGTGCCGTTGCGCCCGGCGGACGGCGAGCTGACCATCGACACCGGCGGCCCGGACGGGGTGGTCCGCTACACCCGGGCCGGGGTCTTGGAGACCCCGTTCGGCGAGCTCACGCTCTGGTGGATCGCCGCTTACGGCGGCGGGTTGTTCCTCCCGGTCCGCGACGGGACCTGTGGGCGGGAGACCTACGGCGGCGGCCGCTATCTGACCGACACGATCAAAGGTACGCACGGACGCGGCGTCCAGTGGCTCGGCGCCGACCGGGTCCGCCTCGACTTCAACTACCTGTACAACCCGAGCTGCGCCTACGACCCGCGGTGGGCCTGTCCTTTGGCCCCGCCGGAGAACCGGATCAGCCACCCGCTGCGGGCCGGTGAGCTGTCGTATCACTGA
- a CDS encoding Acg family FMN-binding oxidoreductase: MSEVKQALVQAADAARFAPSIHNTQPWRWVVRADRLELFAVAERQLRAQDPDARMLLVSCGAALHHAQVALDAEGLSYTVERPASLTPDTPLAVLVPGERRAAEPAAARHLQMLRVRRTDRRTVSEEAVPETVLGELVKATEQAGARLHVLGRDQVLDLAVAVERAQAAEAADDRAQAELATWVGGERPEGTGIPSSALPAEVPLTTVAERDFQAAGTVAAGGGHDRSATYAVLYGSGDAEPDWLRAGESLSRLWLAATEHAVSLLPFSGPVEVPFTREALRRMLGGTGVPYLAIRLGFQDPAHAAPPHTPRLPATQVIEVVD, encoded by the coding sequence ATGAGCGAGGTCAAGCAGGCACTGGTGCAAGCGGCGGACGCGGCTCGGTTCGCCCCGTCGATCCACAACACCCAGCCGTGGCGCTGGGTGGTCCGGGCCGACCGCCTGGAGCTGTTCGCGGTGGCCGAGCGCCAGTTGCGCGCCCAGGACCCGGACGCCCGGATGTTGCTGGTCAGCTGCGGGGCGGCGCTGCACCACGCGCAGGTGGCGCTGGACGCCGAGGGGCTGTCCTACACGGTGGAGCGGCCGGCGTCGCTGACCCCGGACACGCCACTGGCCGTGCTCGTCCCGGGTGAGCGCCGGGCCGCCGAGCCGGCCGCCGCCCGGCACCTCCAGATGCTCCGGGTGCGGCGCACCGACCGGCGCACGGTCAGCGAGGAGGCGGTCCCGGAGACCGTGCTGGGTGAGCTGGTCAAGGCCACCGAGCAGGCCGGCGCACGGCTGCACGTGCTGGGCCGGGACCAGGTGCTCGACCTGGCGGTCGCGGTGGAGCGGGCGCAGGCGGCCGAGGCCGCCGACGACCGGGCGCAGGCCGAGCTGGCCACCTGGGTGGGCGGCGAGCGCCCGGAGGGCACCGGGATCCCGTCCTCGGCCCTGCCGGCCGAGGTGCCGCTGACCACGGTCGCGGAGCGCGACTTCCAGGCCGCGGGCACGGTCGCGGCCGGCGGTGGGCACGATCGTTCCGCGACGTACGCGGTGCTGTACGGCTCCGGGGACGCCGAGCCGGACTGGCTGCGCGCCGGCGAGTCGCTGAGCCGGCTGTGGCTGGCCGCCACCGAGCACGCGGTGAGCCTGCTGCCGTTCAGCGGGCCGGTCGAGGTGCCGTTCACCCGGGAGGCGCTGCGCCGGATGCTCGGCGGGACCGGGGTGCCCTATCTGGCGATCCGGCTCGGCTTCCAGGACCCGGCGCACGCCGCGCCGCCGCACACCCCGCGCCTGCCCGCCACCCAGGTCATCGAGGTCGTCGACTGA
- a CDS encoding HAD family hydrolase, with protein MTRWQAVVTDLDGTVVGADDVVSPATLNAAAQLRYRGLPLLAATARTRHGVERLGAFAGHLAVAVCHNGGLGWSPEEGGRTLWQRTLPAAELTDLAAFVARLPGAGLSVFGVSSWDLTPEYLALRGRPPAEPWREVPLAGITDQPAYGVAIRHRSLSSDQLIARLTDAGFAERTTLTYSAPRLVEAGPLGVDKATGVAGALDWLGVSPRHTVAFGDMPNDLPLFALVGHSVAIGAAHPAVLAAASAHAPGLAEDGFAHHLAELGLITPW; from the coding sequence ATGACGCGGTGGCAGGCAGTAGTCACGGACCTGGACGGCACGGTGGTCGGCGCGGACGACGTGGTCAGCCCGGCCACCCTGAACGCCGCCGCCCAGCTGCGCTATCGCGGGCTGCCGCTGCTGGCCGCCACCGCACGGACCCGGCACGGTGTGGAGCGGCTCGGCGCGTTCGCCGGGCACCTGGCGGTCGCGGTCTGCCACAACGGCGGGCTCGGCTGGTCGCCCGAGGAGGGCGGCCGCACGCTCTGGCAGCGCACGCTGCCGGCCGCCGAGCTGACGGATCTGGCCGCCTTCGTCGCCCGCCTGCCCGGCGCCGGCCTGTCCGTGTTCGGCGTGTCGTCCTGGGACCTCACCCCGGAGTACCTGGCGCTGCGCGGCCGTCCGCCGGCCGAGCCGTGGCGGGAGGTGCCGCTGGCCGGGATCACCGACCAGCCGGCCTATGGGGTGGCGATCCGGCACCGGTCGCTGAGCTCTGACCAGCTGATCGCCCGGCTGACCGACGCGGGCTTCGCCGAGCGGACCACGCTGACCTATTCGGCGCCGCGGCTGGTCGAGGCCGGTCCGCTCGGGGTGGACAAGGCGACCGGGGTGGCCGGCGCCCTGGACTGGCTCGGCGTGTCGCCGCGGCACACCGTGGCGTTCGGCGACATGCCCAACGACCTGCCGCTGTTCGCCCTGGTCGGGCACTCGGTGGCGATCGGCGCGGCGCACCCGGCGGTGCTGGCGGCCGCGTCGGCGCACGCGCCCGGTCTCGCCGAGGACGGCTTCGCCCACCACCTCGCCGAGCTGGGCCTGATCACGCCCTGGTGA
- a CDS encoding ATP-binding protein, which produces MAAETDEIRLEPCEPGRLTPDELKTLFLFEKLTDEQLAWIAEHGCTMRVPAGGLVLREGDPAEQFFVLLSGTISLSRRVGQDDVQTVRTEQRGVYMGATNAYLRDDGAPRNYMGSMRALSDSEFFVLSAHDFGHLMREWFPMAIHLLEGLALGMRNSQAAIGERQRLQALGALSAGLMHELNNPAAAAARATGALRERVAAMRMKLGKLAKGKVAPDRLTALLELQEEVIERAAKAPVRTAMQIADLEDELGDWMDEHGVTNGWDVAPIFAQGGIDTGCLTEILNRLEAPELLDQAIHWIGYALETEQLMSDIEDATGRVSSLVNAAKQYSHVDRSAHQWIDVHTGLDSTLVMLSHKIGDGIRVVKEYDRSLPQVPAHPAELNQVWTNLIDNAVQAMSGAGTLTLRTYREDDRVVVSVGDTGPGVPDEIKKRVFEPFFTTKAVGEGTGLGLDISYRIVVNGHGGDIFLQSVPGDTRFLVRLPVSEPASA; this is translated from the coding sequence ATGGCCGCTGAGACCGACGAGATCCGGCTCGAACCGTGCGAGCCGGGCCGGCTCACCCCGGACGAGCTGAAGACCCTGTTCCTGTTCGAGAAACTGACCGACGAGCAGCTGGCCTGGATCGCCGAGCACGGCTGCACCATGCGGGTGCCGGCCGGCGGGCTGGTGCTGCGCGAGGGTGACCCGGCTGAGCAGTTCTTCGTGCTGCTCAGCGGCACCATCTCGCTGAGCCGCCGGGTCGGGCAGGACGACGTGCAGACGGTGCGCACCGAGCAGCGCGGGGTGTACATGGGTGCGACGAACGCGTACCTGCGCGACGACGGTGCGCCGCGCAACTACATGGGCTCGATGCGGGCGCTCTCCGACAGCGAGTTCTTCGTGCTGTCCGCCCACGACTTCGGTCACCTGATGCGCGAGTGGTTCCCGATGGCGATCCACCTGCTCGAGGGCCTGGCGCTGGGGATGCGCAACTCGCAGGCGGCGATCGGCGAGCGGCAGCGGTTGCAGGCGCTCGGCGCCCTCTCGGCCGGTCTCATGCACGAGCTGAACAACCCGGCCGCGGCCGCCGCCCGGGCCACCGGCGCGCTGCGCGAGCGGGTCGCCGCGATGCGGATGAAACTCGGCAAGCTGGCCAAGGGCAAGGTTGCCCCGGACCGGCTGACCGCGCTGCTCGAGCTCCAGGAGGAGGTCATCGAGCGGGCCGCCAAGGCGCCGGTGCGCACCGCGATGCAGATCGCCGATCTGGAGGACGAGCTCGGCGACTGGATGGACGAGCACGGCGTCACCAACGGCTGGGACGTCGCCCCGATCTTCGCCCAGGGCGGCATCGACACCGGCTGCCTCACCGAGATCCTCAACCGGCTGGAGGCGCCGGAGCTGCTCGACCAGGCGATCCACTGGATCGGGTACGCCCTGGAGACCGAGCAGCTGATGAGCGACATCGAGGACGCCACCGGCCGGGTGTCGTCGCTGGTCAACGCGGCCAAGCAGTACTCGCACGTGGACCGTTCGGCGCACCAGTGGATCGACGTGCACACCGGGCTGGACAGCACCCTGGTGATGCTCTCCCACAAGATCGGTGACGGGATCCGGGTGGTCAAGGAGTACGACCGGTCCCTGCCGCAGGTCCCGGCCCACCCGGCCGAGCTGAACCAGGTGTGGACCAACCTGATCGACAACGCGGTCCAGGCCATGTCCGGCGCCGGCACGCTGACCCTCCGGACCTACCGGGAGGACGACCGGGTCGTGGTCTCGGTCGGCGACACCGGGCCGGGCGTGCCCGACGAGATCAAGAAAAGGGTGTTCGAGCCGTTCTTCACCACCAAGGCGGTGGGGGAGGGTACCGGCCTGGGCCTCGACATCTCGTACCGGATCGTGGTCAACGGGCACGGCGGCGACATCTTCCTCCAGTCGGTCCCGGGCGACACGCGTTTCCTGGTGCGGCTGCCGGTGAGCGAGCCGGCGTCAGCCTGA
- a CDS encoding NAD(+)/NADH kinase encodes MGMIKVVGLVLHPRRDCGSAVDTIVSWAAARGVTVLGLPDEITRIDCTAVAVTAEEMVDRAGLLVSLGGDGTMLRTMRLVEGRKTPVLGVNVGRLGFLAEVDLPDLKDALSAIDEHAYKIESRTAVRTTLPDGRTVTAFNDIALVRVPGHGLAAVGIRVEGKRFVNYAADAVLVSTPTGSTAYSFSAGGPIVSPNVEGLIVSAAAAHSSFNRSLVLDTSEHLCLDVLSTSGRLAIEVDGIIEGHAEPGAAIEIEPMPAAAQVIRFGRTTFYERARRKLRVEGSAQAGDWDAESAVVVDSFEHERYEVLVGGESAGVLHYRRHGDRIELLHTEVDQAFSGRGLAGRLARAALDDARSRAVPVIASCPFVAGYLERHPEYNDVELR; translated from the coding sequence ATGGGCATGATCAAAGTGGTCGGCCTCGTGCTGCACCCGCGCCGCGACTGCGGGTCGGCGGTCGACACCATCGTGAGCTGGGCGGCCGCCCGCGGAGTGACCGTGCTCGGCCTGCCCGACGAGATCACCCGCATCGACTGCACCGCGGTCGCGGTCACCGCGGAGGAGATGGTCGACCGGGCCGGCCTGCTGGTCAGCCTCGGCGGCGACGGCACCATGCTGCGCACCATGCGGCTGGTCGAGGGCCGCAAGACCCCGGTGCTGGGGGTGAACGTGGGCCGGCTCGGGTTCCTCGCCGAGGTCGACCTGCCCGATCTCAAGGACGCGCTGTCCGCGATCGACGAACACGCGTACAAGATCGAATCGCGCACCGCGGTGCGCACCACCCTGCCGGACGGGCGGACGGTGACCGCCTTCAACGACATCGCCCTGGTCCGGGTGCCCGGCCACGGGCTGGCCGCGGTCGGCATCCGGGTCGAGGGCAAACGGTTCGTCAACTACGCGGCCGACGCCGTGCTGGTCTCCACCCCGACCGGCTCCACGGCCTACAGCTTCTCGGCCGGCGGCCCGATCGTCTCGCCGAACGTGGAGGGCCTGATCGTCAGCGCCGCCGCCGCGCACTCCTCGTTCAACCGGTCCCTGGTGCTGGACACCTCCGAGCACCTCTGCCTGGACGTGCTGTCCACCAGCGGCCGGCTCGCCATCGAGGTCGACGGGATCATCGAGGGTCACGCCGAGCCCGGCGCCGCGATCGAGATCGAGCCGATGCCGGCCGCCGCCCAGGTGATCCGGTTCGGGCGCACCACGTTCTACGAGCGGGCCCGGCGCAAGCTGCGGGTGGAGGGCAGCGCGCAGGCCGGCGACTGGGACGCCGAGTCCGCCGTGGTGGTCGACAGCTTCGAGCACGAGCGTTACGAGGTGCTGGTCGGCGGCGAGAGCGCCGGCGTGCTGCACTACCGCCGGCACGGCGACCGGATCGAGCTGCTGCACACCGAGGTCGACCAGGCCTTCTCCGGTCGCGGGCTGGCCGGGCGGCTGGCCCGCGCCGCCCTCGACGACGCCCGCTCCCGGGCCGTCCCGGTCATCGCCTCCTGCCCGTTCGTGGCCGGCTATCTGGAACGCCACCCCGAGTACAACGATGTGGAGCTGAGGTAA
- a CDS encoding FAD-dependent oxidoreductase, translated as MGQPAILTVDDDPSVSRAIARDLRRRYADRYRIIRAGSATEALDVLKELKLRGGRVAVMLADYRMPQMNGIDFLEQAMDLFPHARRALLTAYADTDAAIQAINVVDVDHYLLKPWDPPEEKLYPVLDALLDAWQATGDQELPDLRVVGHRWSEPSFQIRDFLARNLVPYKYFGADEPEGRRLMEAADAGPESIPLVVTADGSALSRPTVQEVAEAAGLSVTPGRDFYDLIIVGGGPAGLGAAVYGGSEGLKTLLIERQAVGGQAGQSSRIENYLGFPDGISGAQLTDRARRQADKFAAETLNTREVVGLRTDGSARTLTFADGGEISAHAILLATGVSYRPLLADGVADLTGSGVFYGSAATEGPACSGSDVYIVGGANSAGQAALFFSRYARRVTLLVRGDSLEASMSYYLIQQLAQVANIEVRTRCEVTGAHGDGHLQAITICDSKDGTKATVECGYLFVFIGAEPRTDWLGDAVQRDGKGFIRTGADLLANGERPRGWDRDRDPFYLESSVPGIFAAGDVRANSIKRVASAVGEGAMAVALVHRYLEAQ; from the coding sequence ATGGGTCAACCCGCGATCCTCACCGTCGACGACGATCCCTCGGTCTCCCGGGCCATCGCCCGCGACCTGCGCCGCCGCTACGCCGACCGGTACCGGATCATCCGGGCCGGCTCCGCCACCGAGGCGCTCGACGTGCTCAAGGAGCTGAAACTGCGTGGCGGCCGGGTCGCCGTCATGCTCGCCGACTACCGGATGCCGCAGATGAACGGCATCGATTTCCTGGAGCAGGCGATGGACCTGTTCCCGCACGCCCGGCGGGCGCTGCTGACGGCCTATGCCGACACCGACGCCGCGATCCAGGCGATCAACGTGGTCGACGTCGACCACTACCTGCTGAAACCGTGGGACCCGCCGGAGGAGAAGCTCTATCCGGTGCTCGACGCGCTGCTCGACGCCTGGCAGGCCACCGGCGACCAGGAGCTGCCCGACCTGCGCGTGGTCGGCCACCGGTGGAGCGAGCCGTCCTTCCAGATCCGCGACTTCCTCGCGCGCAACCTGGTTCCTTACAAGTACTTCGGCGCCGACGAGCCGGAGGGCCGCCGCCTCATGGAGGCCGCCGACGCCGGGCCGGAGTCGATCCCGCTGGTGGTCACCGCGGACGGGAGCGCCCTGTCCCGGCCGACCGTGCAGGAGGTCGCCGAGGCGGCCGGGCTCTCGGTCACCCCGGGCCGCGACTTCTACGACCTGATCATCGTGGGCGGTGGCCCGGCCGGGCTGGGCGCGGCTGTCTACGGCGGGTCGGAGGGGCTCAAGACGCTGCTGATCGAGCGGCAGGCGGTCGGCGGCCAGGCCGGCCAGAGCTCCCGGATCGAGAACTATCTGGGCTTCCCGGACGGCATCTCCGGCGCCCAGCTCACCGACCGGGCCCGGCGGCAGGCCGACAAGTTCGCCGCCGAGACGCTGAACACCCGCGAGGTGGTCGGTCTCCGCACCGACGGCTCGGCCCGCACGCTCACCTTCGCCGACGGCGGGGAGATCTCGGCGCACGCGATCCTGCTCGCCACCGGGGTGTCCTATCGCCCGCTGCTCGCCGACGGGGTCGCCGACCTGACCGGCTCCGGCGTCTTCTACGGCTCGGCGGCCACCGAGGGCCCGGCCTGCTCGGGCAGCGACGTCTACATCGTCGGCGGGGCGAACTCGGCCGGCCAGGCCGCGCTCTTCTTCTCGCGCTATGCGCGCCGGGTCACCCTGCTGGTGCGCGGCGACTCGCTCGAGGCCTCGATGTCGTACTACTTGATCCAGCAGCTCGCCCAGGTGGCGAACATCGAGGTACGGACCCGCTGCGAGGTGACCGGGGCGCACGGCGACGGGCACCTCCAGGCGATCACCATCTGCGACAGCAAGGACGGGACGAAAGCCACCGTCGAGTGTGGTTACCTGTTCGTCTTCATCGGCGCCGAGCCGCGGACCGACTGGCTGGGCGACGCGGTGCAGCGCGACGGCAAGGGCTTCATCCGGACCGGCGCAGATCTTCTCGCCAACGGCGAGCGTCCGCGGGGATGGGATCGCGACCGCGATCCGTTCTATCTGGAGAGCAGTGTCCCCGGCATCTTCGCCGCCGGCGACGTCCGGGCCAACTCGATCAAACGGGTGGCCTCGGCGGTCGGTGAGGGAGCGATGGCCGTCGCGCTGGTCCACCGTTACCTGGAGGCGCAGTAA
- a CDS encoding peptidase inhibitor family I36 protein, whose translation MNIRKTLAAAGLALAATTSILSVASPASAAARDGVCDSGEFCYYYNSNEAGSVSDFTESVDDYGTTQPSCYEFKGSGAGQGVCVKNNAASVWNRTGKTVVVYFNSNFAGATQSFASGAKGNLNATLKNNNASHDIGGSAGGSYPADPRASEAVAFAKARLGHTDWNNECELFVERAFGTSGRFATARTHYQWQKDNGRIHTGSVPPAGAAVFFTSTTSAGHVMLSIGGNSAISTGPSVYQTSTFRQRSDYLGWAYVPSSW comes from the coding sequence ATGAACATCCGTAAGACTCTCGCCGCCGCAGGCCTCGCGCTGGCCGCGACCACCTCGATCCTCAGCGTCGCCTCGCCCGCGTCGGCGGCGGCCCGCGACGGGGTCTGTGACAGCGGCGAGTTCTGCTACTACTACAACAGCAACGAGGCCGGCTCGGTCTCCGACTTCACCGAGTCGGTCGACGACTACGGCACCACCCAGCCCAGCTGTTACGAGTTCAAGGGCTCGGGTGCGGGCCAGGGCGTGTGCGTGAAGAACAACGCCGCGTCGGTGTGGAACCGCACCGGCAAGACCGTGGTCGTCTATTTCAACAGCAACTTCGCCGGCGCCACCCAGTCGTTCGCCTCCGGGGCGAAGGGCAACCTCAACGCGACGCTGAAGAACAACAACGCCTCGCACGACATCGGCGGCTCCGCGGGCGGGTCCTACCCGGCCGACCCGCGCGCGTCCGAGGCCGTCGCGTTCGCCAAGGCGCGGCTCGGGCACACCGACTGGAACAACGAGTGCGAGCTGTTCGTCGAGCGGGCGTTCGGCACCAGCGGCCGGTTCGCCACGGCGCGCACGCACTACCAGTGGCAGAAGGACAACGGGCGGATCCACACCGGGTCGGTGCCGCCGGCCGGCGCCGCGGTGTTCTTCACCTCCACCACGTCGGCCGGGCACGTGATGCTCTCGATCGGCGGCAACAGCGCGATCAGCACCGGGCCGAGCGTCTACCAGACCAGCACGTTCCGGCAGCGGTCCGACTACCTGGGCTGGGCGTACGTCCCGAGCAGCTGGTGA